The genomic DNA GGCGCACGCCGCTCGCGCTGCTGGTCGTGGCGGCGACGCTGCTGCTCGCGCGTCTCGGAGTCGGGATCTGGTACGAAGCTCATCCCGAAGACCGGCCCGACCTGGTGAGCTGGACGCCGGCCCCGGCCGCGGGCCGCGCCACGCCCACCGGCAAGCCGGTGCTCTACGTGTTCACCGACCCGGCGAGCAAGGACTCCCGCCGCGCCGAACGCGAGGTGTTCGCAGATCCGGCGCTGGCACAACGGATCCAGGCCCAGTTCGCACCGGTGCGCGTCGAGGGCCCGCTGGTCTCTCCCGATCCCGGGGCGCGGGAGCTGCGCGCCCGCTTCGGCGTCGAAACCCTTCCGGCGTTCGTCGTGACCAGCCCGGACGGAGCGCGGTTCCGGAAGCTCGAAGGCTATACCAGCTCGTACGCGCTGATGGATTCCTTGCGGCGCGCGCAGCTCGAAATGATGGATCTGCCGTTCATTCGCGGGAAGAGCTTCCGCTTCCAGGTCGGAACGCCGCCGCCCGGCGCGTTCCCGCCCGACAGCCTCGATCAGGTGCCGGGGCGCTGACCGCGGTAGAAGCGGACCGCGACCCGCTCGACGGTCGCCAGCCCCTCGCCCACCGCACGGTCCACCACCGGCAGGAACGCCTCGACCTTTTCGCGCGTGTCCACGAAACTCCCACCATTTCGGTAGGAGTCATCAGCCCGGTGTGGGCGGTTTCCGGCGAACTCCATCGCCTTCCGCTGCGGGGAGAAGCCTGGCAGGTCGCGGGCGGCGCCGAAACCCGGCACCGGGTCAACGCGAGGAGCGGCTCGCCGCGGCGACCGCAACCGGCTCGCTCGCGCTCTCGGCGGCGTGCGCGATCACCCGCGCCAGCTCGTCGGGACGATCGAGCATCACGAAGTGGCCGCAACCCGCGATCCTCACCGGATTCAGCTTGGGAATGCGCTGAAGCCCAAGATCCTTCGCGTTGTCGGCCCAGGTCTCGTCGTTCGGCCAGGTGCGATCCGAGAACACCGCCGTGGTAGGAACCTTGAGGGCCGACACC from Candidatus Sulfotelmatobacter sp. includes the following:
- a CDS encoding thioredoxin family protein, with the protein product MPRSERGGPTRRTPLALLVVAATLLLARLGVGIWYEAHPEDRPDLVSWTPAPAAGRATPTGKPVLYVFTDPASKDSRRAEREVFADPALAQRIQAQFAPVRVEGPLVSPDPGARELRARFGVETLPAFVVTSPDGARFRKLEGYTSSYALMDSLRRAQLEMMDLPFIRGKSFRFQVGTPPPGAFPPDSLDQVPGR